One genomic window of Pseudomonadota bacterium includes the following:
- a CDS encoding response regulator has translation MLTAEVLAALSNLGISPAPRGRVMLVDDEPENLDVLTALLEDEWEVHTCFSGPEALALIERTGPPDLLIADQRMPEMTGIELLTRVAVSCPATVRVVLTGFGDLEPMLEAINRGAAYRFLLKPADPDELRSIAVEALRLHTSVWALTQLVNALSDHRARLDRTLRELHSSQERALAAERLTTVGRSIAGIAHDLRNTAAIVLILVDLVRQHTDAPEVLQRAETAWASLGSLLELLEQIRDYAQSNVAAAKREATETQNLITGALRLLCHEPLAAGRDIAIEIDPAAAMLDLDRARVRQSVMALLRNGCRASAPPETVRLIVRPGPHHARREARIEVIDSGCGMDAATLLRAQRPFFSGFDPPGIGLGLEIARLAAAAHDGRFELDSSPDRGTRATLVLGAALPEALAAPSPPAEEAR, from the coding sequence ATGCTGACCGCCGAAGTGCTTGCCGCGCTCAGCAATCTGGGGATCAGCCCCGCCCCGCGCGGGCGCGTCATGCTCGTCGACGACGAGCCCGAAAACCTCGACGTGCTGACCGCGCTGCTCGAGGACGAGTGGGAGGTCCACACCTGCTTCAGCGGGCCGGAGGCCCTGGCCCTGATCGAGCGCACGGGCCCACCGGATCTGCTGATCGCCGACCAGCGCATGCCCGAGATGACCGGCATCGAGCTCTTGACGCGGGTGGCTGTCTCCTGTCCGGCGACGGTCCGCGTGGTGCTCACCGGCTTCGGCGACCTCGAACCGATGCTCGAGGCTATCAATCGGGGCGCCGCCTACCGCTTTCTGCTCAAACCGGCCGATCCGGACGAGCTGCGAAGCATCGCCGTCGAGGCCCTGCGCCTCCACACCAGCGTCTGGGCGCTGACCCAGCTGGTCAACGCGCTCAGCGATCACCGCGCACGCCTCGACCGGACCCTGCGCGAGCTCCACAGCAGCCAGGAGCGGGCGCTGGCCGCGGAGCGCCTGACGACGGTCGGGCGCTCGATCGCCGGCATCGCTCATGACCTGCGCAATACAGCGGCGATCGTCCTGATCCTCGTCGACCTCGTGCGCCAGCACACCGACGCACCGGAGGTGCTGCAGCGCGCCGAGACGGCGTGGGCGAGCCTCGGCTCGCTGCTCGAGCTGCTGGAGCAGATCCGAGACTACGCGCAATCCAACGTCGCCGCCGCCAAACGCGAGGCGACGGAGACGCAGAACCTGATCACCGGGGCGCTGCGTTTGCTCTGCCACGAGCCGCTCGCAGCAGGCCGCGACATCGCGATCGAGATCGACCCGGCGGCCGCGATGCTCGACCTCGACCGCGCGCGCGTGCGGCAGAGCGTGATGGCCCTGCTGCGCAACGGCTGTCGCGCCAGCGCGCCGCCCGAGACGGTGCGGCTGATCGTCCGGCCCGGCCCCCACCACGCGCGCCGCGAGGCCCGCATCGAGGTGATCGACAGCGGCTGTGGGATGGATGCCGCCACCCTCTTGCGGGCGCAGCGCCCCTTCTTCAGCGGCTTCGATCCGCCGGGGATCGGGCTCGGGCTCGAGATCGCCCGACTGGCCGCCGCGGCCCATGATGGGCGCTTCGAGCTCGACAGCAGCCCCGATCGCGGCACCCGCGCCACGCTCGTGCTGGGCGCGGCCTTGCCCGAAGCCCTCGCCGCGCCCTCGCCGCCGGCCGAGGAGGCGCGATGA
- a CDS encoding RidA family protein: MTRSKVSTERAPAAIGPYAQAVRAGEWVFCSGQIALDPSSLELVGGDDVAQQARRALENLAAVLGAAGSSLADVVKTTVYLVEMRDFAAVNEVYGGFFTAGSEPARATVAVAGLPRGARVEIDAIAWRGGGG; the protein is encoded by the coding sequence ATGACGCGCAGCAAGGTCAGCACGGAGCGGGCGCCCGCCGCGATTGGTCCCTATGCTCAGGCGGTGCGGGCAGGCGAGTGGGTCTTTTGCTCGGGGCAGATCGCGCTCGACCCGTCGAGCCTGGAGCTGGTCGGTGGCGACGATGTGGCGCAGCAGGCGCGGCGTGCCCTGGAGAACCTCGCGGCGGTGCTCGGGGCGGCCGGGAGCAGCCTGGCGGACGTGGTCAAGACGACGGTCTACCTGGTCGAGATGCGGGACTTCGCCGCCGTCAACGAGGTCTACGGTGGCTTCTTCACCGCGGGATCCGAGCCCGCGCGAGCCACGGTGGCGGTGGCCGGGCTGCCCCGCGGCGCCCGCGTCGAGATCGACGCGATAGCCTGGCGCGGCGGTGGTGGGTGA
- a CDS encoding DUF2723 domain-containing protein gives MPWSSAAERLSLLSIIAMVAALVSVFALARRLSGSAAAAAVAALALAFAPLAWRYGGLPEVFALHLALTLASLAAAFAAQQAPTQPRRSVGLALAALGFGLALSNHQTALLVLPVLIALAIATPGWRGRCGLLRAGGIVGGLVAGLAPYLYLLVARGDAIPRWGETRQWAGFVHHVLRRDYGTLQLALGEHAGPSSTILAFRAALPAQLGWPLLTAALCGSGLLLAEGLRRAAGAASGSTSRSRLVPLSFALAPLWAGPLFFLLFNVEAEGVGRQIVERFFLLPLALLTLPLAVAVAWLIRRCLGGGAGVSLGAAAAARRWRAPALAGALALLIGLRASAGLPAADLSESHAIEDYAINVLGVVARGALILGEGDDRLFALLHAQQVLRMRPDVQYVDVRMLLFPWYVAQQRRLFPHFDYRHQPGKVDSLGLLRRSLQAGRPVYLASIYSTAVRAAFGSYPVGPLQRLLPAGQAPPTLAALLARQQRLAGAALRRGRDPDPELDPWSARLREPWAWTWLTLARALNATDQPEAARRAHDAARAWAPWLLAPRPGPRRGLGTVPDARHRDRRPPARRVAAASHGFL, from the coding sequence TTGCCCTGGTCCAGCGCGGCGGAGCGGCTCTCGCTGCTGAGCATCATCGCCATGGTCGCAGCCCTGGTCAGCGTCTTCGCCCTGGCGCGCCGCTTGAGCGGCTCGGCCGCGGCGGCTGCCGTCGCCGCGCTGGCGCTGGCCTTCGCCCCGCTGGCGTGGCGCTATGGCGGCCTGCCGGAGGTCTTTGCGCTGCACCTGGCGCTGACCCTGGCGAGCCTCGCCGCGGCGTTCGCGGCCCAGCAAGCGCCGACGCAGCCGCGGCGCAGCGTGGGTCTGGCGCTGGCGGCGCTGGGCTTCGGCCTCGCGCTGAGCAATCACCAAACCGCGCTCCTCGTGCTACCGGTCTTGATCGCTCTCGCGATCGCCACGCCAGGTTGGCGCGGCCGCTGCGGACTGCTGCGTGCCGGCGGCATCGTCGGCGGGCTGGTCGCGGGCCTCGCGCCCTACCTCTACCTGCTGGTGGCGCGGGGCGACGCCATTCCTCGCTGGGGCGAGACGCGGCAATGGGCCGGCTTTGTCCACCATGTGTTGCGACGCGACTACGGCACGCTGCAGCTCGCCCTCGGCGAGCACGCGGGCCCGAGCTCGACGATCCTGGCCTTTAGAGCGGCGCTGCCGGCCCAACTCGGCTGGCCCTTGCTCACCGCGGCCCTCTGCGGCAGCGGCCTGCTCTTGGCCGAGGGGCTGCGGCGCGCCGCGGGCGCAGCCTCGGGTTCGACGTCACGGTCGCGCCTCGTGCCGCTCTCCTTCGCGCTCGCGCCCCTGTGGGCCGGGCCGCTCTTCTTCCTGCTCTTCAATGTCGAGGCCGAGGGCGTCGGCCGTCAGATCGTCGAGCGCTTCTTCCTCTTGCCGCTGGCGCTGCTGACGCTGCCGCTGGCGGTCGCCGTGGCCTGGCTGATCCGGCGTTGCCTCGGCGGCGGCGCCGGCGTGTCGCTCGGTGCGGCGGCCGCGGCGCGGCGCTGGCGCGCGCCGGCCTTGGCGGGGGCGCTGGCCCTCCTGATCGGCCTGCGGGCCAGCGCGGGGCTTCCCGCGGCGGATCTGAGCGAGAGCCACGCGATCGAGGACTACGCGATCAACGTCCTTGGGGTCGTTGCGCGCGGCGCGTTGATCCTCGGCGAGGGCGACGACCGGCTCTTCGCGCTCCTGCACGCCCAGCAGGTGCTCAGGATGCGGCCTGATGTGCAGTACGTCGACGTGCGGATGCTGCTGTTCCCTTGGTACGTCGCCCAGCAGCGCCGGCTCTTTCCGCACTTCGACTACCGGCATCAGCCCGGCAAGGTCGATTCGCTCGGACTGCTTCGTCGTAGCTTGCAGGCGGGGCGGCCAGTCTATCTGGCCTCGATCTACAGCACCGCGGTGCGGGCGGCCTTCGGTAGCTACCCGGTCGGTCCGCTGCAGCGACTCTTGCCAGCCGGGCAGGCGCCGCCGACGCTCGCTGCGTTGCTGGCGAGGCAGCAACGGCTGGCGGGCGCCGCGCTGCGCCGGGGAAGGGATCCGGATCCCGAGCTCGATCCGTGGTCGGCGCGCCTGCGCGAGCCCTGGGCCTGGACCTGGCTTACGCTGGCGCGGGCGTTGAACGCCACCGACCAACCGGAGGCCGCGCGCCGCGCGCATGACGCGGCCCGGGCCTGGGCGCCATGGCTGCTGGCGCCGAGGCCCGGGCCGCGGCGGGGGCTCGGCACGGTTCCTGATGCGCGCCATCGCGATCGCCGTCCACCGGCCAGGCGTGTCGCCGCGGCGTCGCACGGCTTCCTTTGA
- a CDS encoding HAMP domain-containing histidine kinase produces the protein MIDAPQTAAAPSPGVATPQVLSYVHRHALPLRLWVSPSLHALCERALLPTLDARARILTIPAPADTAPPEGPAVLLLALDALRGPQRDTLRSWTQRALPGRPIIQGEARTRETLLDAINTWHAFRVVPLDLPAPLLADTIYKAHEALAVELALSSCVGELRGEVARLSGALDELRATQARLVHGERLAALGQMTGMLMERVQHHFSSMEAFIAALGPLREAAQLGEIVDHATESTHAMQALLQDMLALAEQRSPALSLREELVDDLVQRAAAVFRRDVLARSRELEVDCGCGATVRVDRHRIYHVLLNLLRNAAQASPPREPLLLRTGSDVDKAWIEIEDHGCGIAPEALKQLFTPFFTTKGKDGTGLGLRMSRNAIERQGGTLTCTSAPGRGACFRVELPRHRDQAALASVHAQQEEPKSEPKPESEAKPSAPR, from the coding sequence ATGATCGACGCCCCGCAGACGGCCGCCGCGCCGAGCCCCGGCGTCGCGACGCCCCAGGTGCTCTCCTATGTCCATCGCCACGCCCTGCCGCTGCGCCTCTGGGTCTCACCCTCGCTCCACGCGCTGTGCGAGCGCGCGCTCCTGCCCACCCTCGATGCGCGCGCGCGGATTCTGACGATTCCCGCGCCGGCCGATACGGCGCCGCCAGAGGGACCCGCGGTGCTGCTGCTCGCGTTGGACGCGCTGCGCGGACCGCAGCGCGACACCCTGCGCAGTTGGACGCAGCGGGCGCTCCCGGGGCGGCCGATCATTCAGGGCGAGGCGCGCACCCGCGAGACGCTGCTCGACGCGATCAATACCTGGCACGCCTTCCGCGTCGTGCCGCTCGATCTCCCTGCCCCACTGCTGGCGGATACCATCTACAAGGCCCACGAGGCGCTGGCGGTCGAGCTGGCCTTGAGCAGCTGTGTGGGTGAGCTGCGCGGCGAGGTCGCGCGCCTCAGCGGCGCGCTGGACGAGCTGCGGGCGACGCAGGCGCGGCTGGTCCATGGCGAGCGGCTGGCCGCGCTCGGCCAGATGACGGGGATGCTGATGGAGCGGGTCCAGCACCACTTCTCCAGCATGGAGGCGTTCATCGCGGCGCTAGGCCCGCTGCGCGAGGCGGCCCAGCTCGGCGAGATCGTCGACCACGCCACCGAGAGCACGCACGCGATGCAGGCCTTGTTGCAGGACATGCTCGCGCTCGCCGAGCAGCGCTCGCCCGCGCTCAGTTTGCGCGAGGAGCTGGTCGACGACCTGGTGCAGCGCGCTGCCGCCGTCTTTCGCCGCGACGTGTTGGCGCGCTCGCGCGAGCTCGAGGTCGACTGCGGCTGCGGCGCGACCGTGCGCGTCGACCGCCACCGTATCTACCACGTGCTGCTCAACCTGCTGCGCAACGCCGCCCAGGCCAGCCCGCCGCGGGAGCCGCTGCTGCTACGAACCGGCTCCGACGTCGACAAGGCTTGGATCGAGATCGAGGATCACGGCTGCGGGATCGCGCCCGAGGCCCTGAAGCAGCTTTTCACGCCCTTCTTCACCACCAAGGGCAAGGATGGCACGGGCCTCGGGTTGCGCATGAGCCGCAACGCCATCGAGCGCCAAGGCGGCACGCTGACCTGCACCAGCGCCCCCGGGCGCGGCGCCTGCTTTCGCGTCGAGCTGCCACGGCACCGCGACCAGGCGGCGCTCGCCAGCGTCCACGCTCAACAGGAGGAACCCAAGAGCGAGCCCAAGCCCGAGAGCGAAGCCAAGCCAAGCGCGCCGCGCTGA
- a CDS encoding family 20 glycosylhydrolase, with translation MLSRTPRSNPDPATEPATEPATEPGGADFSVPPELLLPRPRELTLEPGTCALERDPLIYALPDQRGLLAPVAAQLAARLRAVGLEPRVVPAAPAPPTSALPIVLALDPAAAPAGEGYRLTISAHEIRLTGVDPAGVYRGGCTLAQWIALHRQGAEPDAAAARTALRLRCLHIRDWPSFAHRGVMLDVSRDRVPTMETLASLIDLLASWKINQLQLYTEHTFAYRGHERVWREASPLTPEEIRTLDQLCRARWIELVPNQNSLGHLHRWLIHEPYRALAECPAGLAHPFSDAIEPFSLCPVDPGSLALLEDLYAQLLPCFSSRMFNVGLDETFDLGRGRSRAACSADGDTSRVYGDFLRAVHARVARHGRRMQFWADMVLASPASAVGLPPDAIALAWGYEPDHPFAEQAQTLRASGVEFYLCPGTGSWNSLAGRPDHALRNLAAAARAGEAAGALGYLITDWGDHGHLQPLPISYPGLVAGAALAWNAGSADALSARELAAWLDHHALQDSRGGAGQALLDLGDAHRACGADPKNGTALFYLLRFPEAPLSHKRYRGISAAGLASASERLDDALGRLAAAAFRGADHALLGAELRWVGELLHLACALGAARCAAGTADPTSSLDPAIRLPLAQALAALLERQRPLWLARSRPGGLNHARGWLESLQALLAAAAG, from the coding sequence ATGCTGAGCCGAACCCCTCGCAGCAACCCTGACCCTGCCACGGAGCCTGCGACGGAGCCGGCCACGGAGCCTGGCGGCGCAGATTTTTCGGTGCCGCCGGAGCTGCTGCTGCCACGCCCCCGTGAGCTGACACTCGAACCCGGCACCTGCGCGCTGGAGCGCGATCCCCTCATCTACGCCCTCCCAGATCAGCGCGGCCTGCTCGCGCCGGTCGCCGCACAGCTCGCCGCGCGGCTCCGCGCCGTCGGGCTCGAGCCGCGCGTGGTCCCGGCAGCGCCCGCGCCGCCGACCTCGGCCCTGCCGATCGTCCTCGCGCTCGACCCCGCCGCGGCGCCTGCGGGCGAGGGCTATCGCCTCACCATCAGTGCCCACGAGATCAGGCTGACGGGCGTGGATCCGGCGGGTGTCTACCGCGGCGGCTGCACCCTGGCGCAGTGGATCGCGCTGCACCGCCAAGGCGCTGAGCCGGACGCGGCGGCGGCGCGCACCGCCTTGCGCTTGCGCTGCCTGCACATCCGCGACTGGCCGAGCTTCGCCCATCGGGGCGTGATGCTCGACGTCAGCCGCGACCGCGTGCCGACGATGGAGACCCTCGCATCACTCATCGACCTGCTGGCGAGCTGGAAGATCAACCAGCTTCAGCTCTACACCGAGCACACCTTCGCCTATCGCGGCCATGAGCGCGTCTGGCGCGAGGCGAGCCCGCTGACGCCCGAGGAGATCCGCACCCTCGACCAGCTCTGCCGCGCGCGCTGGATCGAGCTCGTCCCCAATCAAAACAGCCTCGGCCACCTGCACCGCTGGCTGATCCACGAGCCCTACCGAGCGCTGGCCGAGTGTCCCGCCGGGCTCGCGCACCCCTTCAGCGACGCCATCGAGCCCTTCAGCCTCTGCCCGGTCGATCCGGGGAGTCTGGCGTTGCTCGAGGATCTTTACGCCCAGCTCCTGCCCTGCTTCAGCAGTCGGATGTTCAACGTCGGCCTCGACGAGACCTTCGATCTGGGACGGGGTCGCTCGCGCGCGGCCTGCTCCGCCGACGGCGATACCTCGCGCGTCTACGGCGACTTTTTGCGCGCCGTCCACGCGCGCGTCGCGCGCCATGGCCGGCGAATGCAGTTCTGGGCGGACATGGTGCTGGCGAGCCCGGCCAGCGCCGTCGGGCTGCCGCCGGACGCGATCGCGCTCGCCTGGGGCTACGAGCCCGACCACCCCTTCGCCGAGCAGGCGCAGACGCTGCGCGCCAGCGGCGTCGAGTTCTATCTCTGTCCCGGGACCGGGAGCTGGAACAGCCTGGCCGGACGGCCCGACCATGCGCTGCGCAACCTCGCGGCCGCCGCCCGCGCCGGCGAGGCCGCGGGTGCGCTCGGCTATCTGATCACAGATTGGGGCGACCACGGGCACCTGCAGCCCTTGCCGATCAGCTACCCCGGTCTGGTCGCCGGTGCCGCGCTGGCCTGGAACGCCGGCTCGGCCGACGCGCTCAGCGCGAGGGAGCTCGCCGCCTGGCTCGATCATCACGCGCTGCAGGACAGCCGCGGCGGCGCCGGCCAGGCCCTGCTGGACCTCGGCGACGCCCACCGTGCCTGCGGCGCCGATCCGAAGAACGGCACCGCGCTCTTCTACCTGCTGCGCTTTCCCGAGGCACCGCTCAGCCACAAACGCTACCGCGGGATCAGCGCTGCGGGGCTCGCAAGCGCCTCGGAGCGCCTCGACGATGCCCTCGGCCGGCTGGCCGCTGCCGCCTTCCGCGGCGCCGATCACGCGCTGCTCGGCGCGGAGCTGCGCTGGGTTGGCGAGCTCCTCCACCTCGCCTGCGCGCTCGGCGCCGCGCGCTGCGCGGCCGGGACGGCCGACCCTACCTCGAGCCTCGACCCCGCGATCCGCCTACCGCTCGCCCAGGCGCTCGCTGCGCTGCTCGAGCGCCAACGCCCGCTGTGGCTGGCGCGCAGCCGCCCCGGGGGTCTGAACCACGCGCGCGGCTGGCTCGAGTCGCTGCAGGCCCTGCTCGCCGCGGCCGCCGGCTAG